A section of the Leptotrichia buccalis C-1013-b genome encodes:
- the thiI gene encoding tRNA uracil 4-sulfurtransferase ThiI, with the protein MSNYTDKKLLNTIGLSYGELSLKGKNRGQFEKKLRNKINKVLKGFDYQLFDDLSKLYVLINSENLDEITDKLRKVFGIVGLNQSAKVERNDEIIKEKVLEFANYAYEQGARTFKIKVNRSNKGFEKKSMDYARELGGHVLVNSLFEQVKMKDPDIMINVDIRKNVYIYTDRIKTYGGLPLGSTGKGLVLLSGGIDSPVASFMMAKRGMRLNFVTFHSFPFTSHQALEKVKELTDILSLYVGKTRLYSLNILKIQEAINIQTKKDLATILTRRAMMRLAERLSGVMQYQALITGESLGQVASQTMGGLTCTNASVEKLPVFRPLIGMDKTEIIEIAKEIETYEKSIEPYEDSCVIFAPKHPVTNPKLEDVLAEEAKIENYDEIMNEIFEEREYFNFG; encoded by the coding sequence ATGAGTAATTATACTGATAAAAAGTTGTTAAATACAATAGGACTTTCTTATGGAGAATTATCGTTAAAAGGTAAAAACAGGGGACAATTTGAGAAAAAATTGAGAAATAAGATTAACAAGGTGTTAAAAGGATTTGATTATCAGTTATTCGATGATTTGTCGAAATTGTATGTTTTAATAAATTCTGAAAATTTGGATGAAATTACTGATAAACTAAGAAAAGTATTCGGAATTGTAGGACTTAATCAATCTGCAAAGGTTGAAAGAAATGATGAAATTATTAAGGAAAAGGTATTGGAATTTGCGAATTATGCTTATGAACAGGGAGCTAGAACTTTTAAAATAAAAGTTAACAGAAGTAACAAGGGATTTGAGAAAAAATCTATGGACTATGCCCGTGAATTAGGAGGTCATGTACTTGTAAACAGTTTATTTGAACAAGTTAAAATGAAAGATCCAGATATTATGATAAATGTGGATATTAGAAAAAATGTTTATATTTATACGGACAGAATAAAAACTTATGGAGGATTACCGCTTGGTTCAACAGGAAAAGGACTTGTCCTTTTATCAGGTGGAATAGACAGTCCAGTTGCATCCTTTATGATGGCAAAAAGAGGAATGAGATTAAACTTTGTCACTTTTCACAGTTTTCCATTTACAAGCCATCAGGCTCTGGAAAAAGTAAAAGAATTAACAGATATTTTATCACTTTATGTTGGAAAGACGAGACTTTATTCATTAAATATACTAAAAATTCAGGAAGCGATAAACATTCAGACAAAAAAAGATTTAGCTACAATTTTGACACGACGAGCTATGATGCGTCTAGCTGAAAGATTATCTGGCGTAATGCAGTATCAGGCTTTAATTACAGGGGAAAGTCTAGGACAAGTAGCTTCACAAACGATGGGCGGGCTTACATGTACGAATGCCTCTGTTGAAAAGCTGCCAGTATTTAGACCGCTTATTGGAATGGATAAAACTGAAATAATTGAGATTGCAAAAGAAATTGAGACTTATGAAAAGTCCATTGAGCCGTATGAAGATTCATGTGTGATTTTTGCTCCTAAACATCCAGTTACAAATCCTAAATTGGAAGATGTTTTGGCTGAAGAAGCTAAAATCGAAAATTATGATGAAATTATGAATGAAATCTTTGAAGAAAGGGAATATTTTAATTTCGGATAA
- a CDS encoding cysteine desulfurase family protein translates to MIYLDNSASTKPRKEVIDTLIQTMEEEYANPDAIHDFSYKILLKIKKAKKIVADYLKVEAERIFFTAGGGDGNNLLLQGIINVNSRMRKHLITTKIEHPSVYEVFKHYENIGFEVDYLNVDKDGFVNLEELKDIIREDTAIVSVGAVNSETGAIQDLRKISEIIKGKNKNTYFHTDFVQGLGCTNIKFDKIPVDAITISGHKIYAPKGIGAIYVNKGVKLTNVIYGSNAENGIVKRTMPTELILAFAKAVEILAKEEKKEMKHSQKLKEMLANKISEEIEDIKFNSSLDPEKSSPKVLNVSFNRTKGEVLTHFLGMYQIYVSTGSACSSKKGNSRILEVMGLNQSELDGAIRFSFSKNNTTKEIGEVVERLKESVQKIRKMK, encoded by the coding sequence ATGATCTACCTAGATAACTCAGCAAGTACAAAACCACGTAAAGAAGTTATAGATACGCTGATTCAGACAATGGAAGAAGAGTATGCAAATCCTGATGCTATCCACGATTTCTCATATAAAATTCTATTAAAAATCAAAAAAGCCAAAAAGATAGTAGCTGATTATTTGAAAGTTGAAGCTGAGCGAATTTTTTTTACGGCTGGAGGCGGAGACGGAAATAATCTTCTCCTGCAAGGAATTATTAATGTTAATTCACGAATGAGAAAACATCTGATCACGACAAAAATAGAGCATCCATCGGTTTACGAAGTATTCAAACATTATGAGAATATAGGCTTTGAAGTAGATTACCTAAATGTAGATAAAGATGGATTTGTGAATTTGGAAGAACTAAAAGACATTATTAGAGAAGATACGGCGATAGTTTCAGTTGGAGCAGTAAATAGCGAAACAGGGGCAATTCAAGATTTGAGGAAAATTTCTGAAATTATTAAGGGAAAAAATAAGAATACATATTTCCATACAGATTTTGTGCAAGGACTAGGATGTACAAATATAAAATTTGATAAAATTCCTGTAGATGCAATAACAATAAGCGGACATAAAATTTATGCACCAAAAGGAATCGGGGCAATCTATGTGAACAAAGGTGTAAAACTGACAAATGTGATTTATGGTTCAAATGCTGAAAATGGAATTGTAAAAAGAACAATGCCAACAGAATTAATTTTAGCATTCGCAAAAGCTGTGGAAATTTTGGCAAAGGAAGAAAAAAAGGAAATGAAGCATTCACAAAAGCTAAAAGAAATGCTAGCAAATAAAATTTCTGAAGAAATTGAAGATATTAAGTTTAATTCTTCTCTCGATCCTGAAAAATCCAGCCCAAAAGTACTGAATGTATCGTTTAACAGAACAAAAGGTGAAGTGTTGACACATTTTTTAGGAATGTATCAAATTTATGTTTCTACAGGCTCAGCTTGCTCATCGAAAAAGGGGAACAGCAGAATACTGGAAGTTATGGGACTTAACCAGTCAGAACTGGATGGAGCGATAAGGTTCAGTTTTTCAAAGAATAATACAACAAAAGAAATTGGCGAAGTTGTGGAAAGGCTGAAGGAAAGTGTGCAAAAAATAAGAAAAATGAAATAA
- a CDS encoding diacylglycerol kinase, whose amino-acid sequence MAKKNKDGENKKGRKSIFSLFHRKDRYKWDIKKERARDKRLVDSFNFAIEGMISALQNEKHMKVHILSAIIIVILAIVINASKVEILIISLSVSFVIITELINTAVEALVDLISPERHPLAKLAKDVAAGAVLVAAINAICVGYLLFYDKLLDIFDGKNKLHVIAGRKGNIAILILILVSILVIVLKSFFQKGTPLEGGMPSGHSAIAFSAFGILLFMTSDIRILVLGFFMAALVAQSRVKSGIHSIREVLAGGLLGFSVAFIILFVMLKFGILYN is encoded by the coding sequence TTGGCGAAAAAAAATAAAGATGGAGAAAATAAAAAAGGGAGAAAATCAATATTTTCCTTGTTTCATAGGAAAGATAGGTATAAATGGGATATAAAAAAGGAGAGAGCAAGAGACAAAAGACTGGTAGATAGTTTTAATTTTGCAATTGAGGGGATGATTTCGGCATTACAGAATGAAAAACATATGAAAGTTCACATACTTTCTGCAATTATTATTGTAATTCTGGCAATTGTAATAAATGCGAGTAAAGTGGAAATTCTTATAATTTCATTGTCTGTGTCTTTTGTAATAATTACAGAACTTATAAATACAGCGGTTGAGGCACTTGTTGATTTGATTTCGCCTGAAAGACATCCGCTGGCAAAACTGGCTAAGGATGTTGCGGCTGGAGCTGTACTGGTTGCTGCGATAAATGCCATTTGCGTGGGATATCTGCTGTTTTATGATAAATTGCTTGATATTTTTGACGGAAAAAATAAGTTGCATGTTATTGCAGGAAGAAAGGGAAATATTGCAATTTTAATTCTAATTTTGGTTTCAATCTTAGTTATCGTATTAAAATCATTTTTTCAAAAGGGAACTCCACTTGAAGGTGGTATGCCTAGTGGACATAGTGCAATAGCTTTTTCTGCTTTTGGGATTTTGCTTTTTATGACATCAGATATAAGAATTTTAGTTTTAGGTTTCTTTATGGCTGCTTTAGTGGCACAAAGCCGTGTCAAATCTGGGATTCATAGTATTCGGGAAGTTCTGGCTGGAGGACTGCTAGGTTTTTCAGTAGCATTTATAATATTGTTTGTAATGTTAAAATTTGGAATTTTATATAACTGA
- the ybeY gene encoding rRNA maturation RNase YbeY codes for MLDIDITYDIEKIDNFFDEEKIKEFVGYILKDEYKEEFDKNEYYLSLLITTNEQIQEINCEYRQKDAPTDVISFAYNETENFGAVNMLGDIVISIERVKEQSSEYGHSDEREFYYVLCHGMLHLLGYDHIEEQDKVVMRKREEEILSKFNYKR; via the coding sequence ATGCTGGATATTGATATAACTTATGATATTGAAAAAATTGATAATTTCTTTGATGAAGAAAAAATAAAGGAATTTGTTGGTTACATTTTAAAAGACGAATACAAGGAAGAATTTGACAAAAATGAATACTATTTATCATTATTAATTACAACAAATGAGCAAATTCAGGAAATAAACTGTGAATACCGTCAAAAAGATGCTCCAACCGATGTAATTTCCTTTGCATACAATGAAACAGAAAATTTCGGAGCAGTGAATATGCTTGGCGATATTGTAATCTCAATCGAGCGTGTGAAAGAACAATCTAGTGAATATGGACATTCTGATGAGCGGGAATTTTATTATGTTTTGTGTCACGGAATGTTACATTTATTGGGATACGATCATATTGAAGAGCAAGACAAAGTTGTTATGAGAAAACGGGAAGAAGAAATTTTGAGTAAATTTAATTATAAAAGATAA
- a CDS encoding HD family phosphohydrolase produces the protein MRLDVLGREFVFEVKEKNAKTKETQFNIKNRFTFRFIILTITFMIFGVVIEMSRLNVNYVVGSIAKSDIVAYKNVSYFVDILDDSIEEKIMKTTQPEFDKLKDVNRETIISLNKFLRDVRNLSDDAAIKGYIKDNKYTFSVEDIKEIKARTENVEYSVNLTDIISEIYSDGIYKMENLSKIIRKKDIKADNLDMKVLQNFIKPNLVINEEATKKKIADNMMSLRDKEIKIYKGDIIVKKGETIDSDALLKLEKLNLVRNGDKFRKIVGLAATFSLLMILIYYLLRKNAKKVVESKAFYPTLLTIMFVNTIYILFLNNEFFIYLLPFAMLPIISTILGNRVYAIIMTFSNMIILSREESWFLVTIAVSLVAIYKAASLVSRSDIVKLSFFLGIFQALMSFSYGLVNQSSFGLMMLMIVFSVFSGVLTGMLSLAVLPYFEDYFEILTTMKLLELSDFSHTLLKQMLMKAPGTFHHSIMVGALAEGAAESIGANATFARIASYYHDIGKMKRPEFFVENQRDGVNPHNKIKPSLSALILTSHTKDGYIMGKENKLPKEILDVILEHHGTTLTQYFYYKALENGEEVVESNFRYSGPKPRTKESGIILLADTVEAATRTLENKSKEGIENFIRYLVKSKMDDKQLSDSDLTLGEIEKVVQSFINTLQGVYHERIKYPKMDEKMKKN, from the coding sequence ATGAGATTAGATGTATTAGGGAGGGAATTCGTTTTTGAAGTAAAAGAAAAAAATGCAAAAACTAAGGAAACTCAATTTAACATCAAAAACAGATTTACTTTCAGGTTTATTATTTTGACAATAACATTTATGATATTTGGTGTAGTTATTGAAATGTCAAGATTAAATGTTAATTATGTTGTTGGAAGCATTGCAAAATCTGATATTGTAGCATATAAAAATGTATCTTATTTTGTGGATATTTTAGATGACAGCATTGAAGAAAAAATAATGAAAACGACACAGCCTGAATTTGATAAACTGAAGGATGTGAATAGAGAAACTATAATTTCGCTTAACAAATTTTTACGTGATGTACGAAATTTATCTGATGATGCAGCGATTAAAGGGTATATAAAAGATAATAAGTACACGTTTTCGGTTGAGGATATTAAGGAAATAAAGGCAAGAACTGAAAATGTTGAGTATTCTGTAAATCTGACGGACATTATATCAGAAATTTATAGTGATGGAATTTATAAAATGGAAAATCTGTCAAAAATAATACGAAAAAAAGATATAAAAGCTGATAATCTGGATATGAAAGTGCTGCAAAATTTTATAAAGCCAAATCTGGTTATTAATGAAGAGGCTACAAAGAAAAAAATTGCAGATAATATGATGTCGTTAAGGGATAAGGAAATTAAGATTTATAAAGGAGACATTATTGTAAAAAAAGGCGAGACGATTGATTCAGATGCGCTTTTAAAGCTGGAAAAGTTAAATCTGGTAAGAAATGGAGACAAGTTCAGAAAAATAGTTGGACTTGCTGCTACATTTTCGCTTCTTATGATTTTAATTTATTATTTACTCAGAAAAAACGCGAAAAAAGTTGTAGAATCGAAAGCGTTTTATCCGACACTTCTCACAATAATGTTTGTAAACACCATCTATATTTTGTTTTTGAACAATGAATTTTTTATTTATTTACTTCCATTTGCAATGCTTCCGATTATTTCTACAATTCTAGGAAATAGAGTTTACGCAATTATAATGACATTTTCCAATATGATTATTTTATCGCGGGAAGAATCCTGGTTTTTAGTTACAATAGCAGTTTCATTAGTTGCGATTTATAAAGCTGCAAGCCTTGTAAGCAGAAGTGATATTGTAAAATTAAGTTTCTTTTTGGGGATATTTCAGGCTTTGATGTCATTTAGTTATGGACTTGTTAACCAGTCAAGCTTTGGGCTGATGATGTTAATGATAGTATTTTCAGTATTTTCAGGTGTTTTGACTGGAATGTTGTCACTTGCGGTATTGCCGTATTTTGAAGATTACTTTGAAATTCTTACAACGATGAAATTGCTGGAACTGAGCGATTTTTCACATACATTGCTTAAACAGATGCTTATGAAGGCTCCTGGAACTTTTCATCATAGTATAATGGTTGGAGCGCTGGCGGAAGGAGCGGCTGAGAGTATTGGTGCAAATGCTACATTTGCAAGGATTGCTTCATATTATCATGATATAGGTAAAATGAAACGTCCAGAATTTTTTGTAGAAAATCAGCGAGATGGAGTAAATCCACATAATAAGATAAAACCGTCGTTAAGTGCATTAATTCTGACTTCGCATACAAAAGACGGCTACATTATGGGAAAAGAAAATAAATTGCCAAAAGAGATTTTAGATGTAATACTGGAACATCACGGAACAACCTTAACACAGTATTTTTATTATAAAGCGTTGGAAAACGGAGAAGAAGTGGTAGAAAGCAATTTCAGATACAGCGGGCCTAAACCTAGAACGAAGGAATCAGGAATTATTTTGTTGGCAGATACGGTGGAGGCCGCTACAAGAACGCTTGAAAACAAAAGCAAGGAAGGAATTGAAAATTTTATAAGGTATTTAGTAAAATCAAAAATGGACGACAAGCAGCTAAGTGATTCTGACTTGACTTTAGGAGAAATAGAAAAAGTAGTCCAATCATTTATAAATACATTACAAGGTGTTTATCACGAAAGAATAAAATATCCTAAAATGGATGAAAAAATGAAAAAAAATTAA
- a CDS encoding helicase C-terminal domain-containing protein translates to MKVAEFISAKAMEDMRLEISESGGNEVFFRGIPDGEGLVSAVEVIARGNSSSVAALLNMMRKNEVIIHNHPSGVLIPSDEDVSISSMYGEVGGASYIVNNAVDDIYVIVPLKEFIKIDVDEYFGENGAIHKNFGKFEVRREQYEMAKFIENSMNENKKLIVEAGTGTGKTIAYLLPTLLYAIENNLKVIVSTNTINLQEQLINKDIPLLKKIIDEDFNYQIVKGRGNYLCKRKLYNIDVTEKETDTEEEKTEKNIIRNLIDWDKNVTRTGDRNELKYEISNSIWEKVNSEADMCKGVKCPYYSKCHFFNARKNIADATLLIVNHHMFFADLAIRNQTGFYTNYSILPNYDIVVFDEAHNIEDTARNYFTFETSKISFGRLMGNIYNRRVVNSSNGGAIVRLMTYLNESLSSEEYEKVDELKEDVIAELNVFYDKGIDIFDKLIYLFSENNDNREIKIKIDKQKMRSNKDFREVMEINRQFKESYGNLVIRINKFLNTVSNYNLEDKEGFLFEFSRYYERLKQYYKKFEFILEGKEEGYVYWANVTTVRPNVKLYATPFDISDELNDNLFTKMDRMVFTSATLAVDNKFDYYKKSIGLMKENRRKIDERIVKSPFNYEKQMKVYIPEDALDPTNIEFMRDLTGFIEEAIRSTKGHCFLLFTSYSALNFLYNQLKSHFSEKEYTLIKQNDFPRHEMIEIFKNSKNPILFGTDSFWEGVDVQGEQLKSVIITKLPFKVPNDPVTEAIIENIRKNGQNPFNDYQVPQAVIKFKQGVGRLIRSKTDSGNIIILDNRIIKKMYGKKFLTVLPQNKVIESKSNILKRMK, encoded by the coding sequence ATGAAAGTTGCTGAATTTATTAGTGCAAAGGCAATGGAAGATATGCGTTTGGAAATCAGTGAATCTGGCGGGAATGAAGTCTTTTTCAGAGGGATTCCTGATGGAGAGGGGCTTGTTTCTGCAGTCGAAGTTATTGCGAGAGGAAATTCCAGTTCTGTTGCTGCATTATTAAATATGATGAGAAAAAATGAAGTTATAATACATAATCATCCGTCTGGAGTGCTAATTCCTTCTGATGAAGATGTGAGTATTTCCAGCATGTATGGGGAAGTTGGCGGAGCTTCATACATTGTGAATAATGCTGTGGATGATATTTATGTGATTGTACCTTTAAAAGAATTTATAAAAATAGATGTGGATGAATATTTTGGTGAAAATGGGGCTATTCATAAGAATTTTGGAAAATTTGAGGTACGACGTGAGCAGTATGAGATGGCTAAGTTTATTGAAAATAGTATGAATGAGAATAAGAAACTTATAGTAGAGGCTGGAACTGGGACGGGAAAGACGATTGCCTATTTGTTGCCAACATTGCTTTATGCCATTGAAAATAATCTAAAGGTGATTGTTTCCACAAATACGATTAACTTGCAGGAACAGCTTATTAATAAGGATATTCCGCTTTTAAAGAAAATTATTGATGAGGACTTTAATTATCAGATTGTAAAGGGACGAGGGAATTATCTTTGTAAGAGAAAACTTTACAATATAGATGTTACAGAGAAGGAAACAGATACGGAAGAGGAAAAAACTGAAAAAAATATTATAAGAAATCTTATTGACTGGGATAAAAATGTTACAAGAACAGGTGACAGGAATGAGCTAAAATACGAAATTTCAAACAGTATCTGGGAAAAAGTGAATAGTGAAGCGGATATGTGTAAAGGAGTAAAGTGTCCGTATTATTCAAAATGCCACTTTTTTAATGCTAGAAAAAATATTGCGGATGCAACACTTCTTATTGTTAATCATCATATGTTCTTTGCAGATTTAGCAATTAGAAATCAGACAGGATTTTATACAAATTATTCAATTTTGCCAAATTATGATATTGTTGTTTTTGATGAGGCTCACAATATAGAAGATACGGCTCGAAATTATTTTACTTTTGAAACGTCAAAAATATCATTTGGACGGCTTATGGGGAATATTTATAATAGACGTGTCGTAAATTCCAGCAATGGTGGGGCTATTGTTAGGTTAATGACTTATTTGAATGAAAGTCTTTCAAGTGAAGAATATGAAAAAGTTGATGAATTGAAGGAAGATGTTATTGCGGAATTAAACGTATTTTACGATAAAGGGATAGATATTTTTGATAAATTGATTTATCTTTTTTCGGAAAATAATGACAACAGGGAAATCAAGATAAAGATTGATAAGCAGAAAATGCGAAGTAACAAGGATTTTCGTGAAGTTATGGAAATTAACAGACAATTTAAGGAAAGTTATGGAAATTTAGTTATAAGAATTAACAAGTTTTTAAATACTGTGAGCAATTATAATTTAGAAGACAAAGAGGGTTTTTTATTTGAATTTTCAAGATACTATGAAAGATTGAAGCAGTATTATAAGAAATTTGAGTTTATTTTGGAAGGGAAAGAAGAAGGGTATGTTTACTGGGCTAATGTTACTACAGTCCGTCCAAATGTAAAATTATATGCAACGCCTTTTGATATTTCGGATGAACTGAATGATAATTTGTTTACAAAAATGGATAGGATGGTTTTTACTTCAGCAACACTTGCTGTTGACAATAAGTTTGACTATTATAAAAAAAGTATTGGGCTTATGAAGGAAAATCGAAGGAAAATAGATGAAAGAATTGTAAAATCTCCATTTAATTATGAAAAACAAATGAAAGTTTATATTCCAGAAGATGCACTCGATCCAACAAATATTGAATTTATGAGGGATTTAACTGGATTTATTGAAGAGGCTATAAGAAGTACAAAAGGACATTGTTTTTTATTATTTACTTCATACAGTGCCTTGAACTTTTTGTACAACCAGTTAAAATCACATTTTTCAGAAAAGGAATATACGCTTATAAAGCAAAATGACTTTCCACGACATGAAATGATAGAAATATTTAAAAATTCTAAAAATCCAATATTATTTGGGACAGACAGCTTTTGGGAAGGTGTCGATGTGCAGGGAGAACAGCTGAAATCAGTAATTATTACAAAATTGCCGTTTAAAGTGCCAAATGATCCTGTAACTGAGGCAATTATTGAAAATATTAGAAAAAATGGACAAAATCCGTTTAATGACTATCAGGTTCCGCAAGCTGTAATTAAGTTTAAGCAGGGAGTTGGAAGGCTTATACGAAGTAAAACTGACAGCGGGAATATTATAATTCTTGATAACAGGATAATAAAAAAAATGTATGGGAAGAAGTTTTTGACGGTTTTGCCACAAAACAAGGTGATCGAAAGTAAAAGTAATATTTTAAAAAGAATGAAATAG
- a CDS encoding MliC family protein: MMKSTRRMLLTALIGVLAFSSIGYSKGKVSNKSTLTRQFSCSSSSVTVENLSTNKVRLTDSNGKVYNLKLTKSGSGEEYTGGGVSIHIKGNDAVFTKAGSDESCYMTENGNSSSNNQSSSSNLLRKYSCDGYQDITVENVSTDKVKVADGYGGIHTLSSATSGSGERYSNGNISIHMKGNEAVYTENGKDKSCSLQSSGNGSINE, translated from the coding sequence ATGATGAAATCAACAAGAAGAATGCTTTTGACAGCTTTAATTGGAGTTTTAGCGTTTAGCTCCATCGGCTATTCAAAAGGAAAAGTATCAAACAAGTCAACTTTGACAAGACAATTTAGCTGCAGCAGCAGTAGTGTAACTGTAGAAAATCTTTCAACAAACAAGGTAAGATTGACAGACAGTAATGGAAAAGTATACAATTTGAAACTAACAAAATCTGGTAGTGGAGAAGAGTACACAGGTGGAGGAGTTTCTATCCACATAAAAGGAAATGACGCAGTCTTCACAAAAGCAGGAAGTGATGAAAGTTGCTATATGACAGAAAATGGAAACTCAAGCAGCAACAACCAAAGTTCTAGCAGTAATTTATTGAGAAAATACAGCTGTGACGGTTATCAAGATATAACAGTTGAAAATGTTTCTACAGACAAAGTAAAAGTAGCTGACGGTTATGGTGGAATTCACACTTTAAGTTCAGCAACATCTGGTAGTGGAGAAAGATATTCAAATGGAAATATTTCTATCCATATGAAAGGAAATGAAGCTGTCTATACAGAAAATGGAAAAGATAAAAGCTGCAGTCTTCAAAGCTCTGGGAATGGTTCAATTAACGAATAA
- a CDS encoding YitT family protein, with product MRKKTILTLIKEYFFIGLGTFILAFGLHFFFFQNKIASGGVTGLALVVNSIFGISTGLFVAISNFILFALAFIVISGQFGVKSIYATVLLSVFLSYFEKFYPSYTLTKDLILATIFGSAICALGITIIYFYEASTGGTSIIARILTKYCHISYGMSSFIVDAIVTLLAIFAFGVELGLVGLLSVYVTGFIIDKFIEGFNSRKQIMIITSNKDIVLNYILKDFDRGCTVLKAVGGYSGAEKDILLTIIERRQFIRLRKFLKTHDPTSFVTVTDTTKVFGEGFDQLH from the coding sequence ATGAGAAAAAAAACAATTTTGACATTAATTAAGGAATATTTTTTTATTGGACTAGGAACTTTTATCCTGGCATTTGGATTACATTTTTTCTTTTTCCAGAACAAAATAGCAAGTGGGGGAGTAACTGGACTGGCGTTGGTTGTAAACAGCATTTTTGGGATTTCAACGGGACTATTTGTTGCGATTAGCAATTTTATTCTATTTGCACTTGCATTTATTGTAATCAGCGGACAATTTGGCGTAAAGAGCATTTATGCTACGGTACTTTTATCAGTTTTTCTTTCATATTTTGAAAAATTTTATCCTAGCTACACTCTTACAAAAGACTTGATTTTAGCCACAATCTTTGGTAGTGCAATATGTGCTTTAGGAATAACGATTATTTATTTTTATGAAGCTTCTACTGGCGGTACTTCAATCATTGCGAGAATCCTTACAAAATATTGCCACATCAGTTACGGAATGTCTAGCTTCATCGTAGACGCAATTGTTACTCTTTTAGCGATTTTCGCTTTTGGAGTTGAACTGGGACTTGTGGGACTTTTAAGTGTCTATGTAACGGGATTTATCATTGACAAGTTTATTGAAGGATTTAATTCACGTAAGCAAATTATGATTATCACTTCAAACAAGGACATCGTGCTAAACTACATTTTAAAGGACTTTGACAGAGGTTGTACTGTACTTAAAGCCGTTGGAGGATATTCTGGTGCTGAAAAAGATATTTTATTAACAATTATTGAAAGAAGACAATTCATCCGATTGAGAAAATTTCTGAAAACTCACGATCCTACTTCATTTGTAACAGTTACAGATACAACTAAAGTTTTTGGAGAAGGTTTTGACCAGCTGCATTAA